In a single window of the Nicotiana tomentosiformis chromosome 8, ASM39032v3, whole genome shotgun sequence genome:
- the LOC138898066 gene encoding secreted RxLR effector protein 161-like: MVVRSLKVNKNLFRPPKEDEKLLGPEVLYLSEIGALMYLANATRPGIAFSVNLLARYSSFPTRIHWNGIKHILQYLKGTLDMGLFYSNKDSVDLVGYADADYLSDPHKARSQTGYVFICGAYKQFTQQLRVAAYKKLTQHVTQ; encoded by the exons atggttgttcgatcacttaaaGTGAATAAGAATTTGTTCCGCCCTCCAAAAGAGGATGAgaaactccttggtcccgaagtactcTATCTCAGTgaaattggtgcactaatgtatcttgctaatgctacaaggcctggcattgcattttctgttaatttactagcaagatatagttctttTCCTACACGGatacattggaacgggattaaacATATATTacaatatttaaagggaactcttgatatgggtttgttttattcTAATAAAGATAGtgtagatcttgttggttatgcagatgcagatTATTTATcggatccccataaagctagatctcaaaccgggtacgtgtttatatgtggag CTTACAAGCAATTTACACAACaacttagagtagcagcttacaagaaGCTTACACAGCATGTTACACAGTAG